The segment GAAAATCTGCCTTTCAGTCCGCAATTTGCACTATTTTCGCCGGCGGATCATCAGCTTGGACGGCAGGAAGTGCCTTCCAACAAATCGCCCTGATCCTAATCGCGAAAATTTGCGTGGCAGGAGCGACACTCGTTCCCGATTTCTGTCACCATTTTGTCGGCAAGAGAAATGGGCTCGGCCGACATGGTTTTGCCGTAAAGGAATGTATGCAGCTGGAACGCATTCTGCTGAGATGTCTTCAGAAGTTCGGCGTATTCCTGACCGCGCCCCGAATCCACTCTCATCAGTTCCGCGAACTGCTCAGCCAAAAGCAGAGCTTCGTGGGAAGCATCGAGGTCCGGATGGGATTCAAGTTGCTGCCATTTGTTTTTTGAAAATCGCTTCAGTGCATCAAAGTGTTTTTCGGCCGCAACCATGGATTGAACTTCTGGAGGCGTCGGCACCGTCGGCGAAAACTCGACCTCCAGGCTGCAGAGCGAATCCTCGTCATATTCAGATGCACCAGCCACAGATTGATAGAGCCCCTGATAGCGATCACTCGTGCCAGCCAGCTTCAGAAACTCTTCGCCTTTCTCTTTGGGCATATTCCCCAAACCAATGCTGGCCATAGCGGCGGCAGCAGGACTTCGATGGTGCCCATGATGGCAGTGAATGTAAACCGGACCCTCGAGTTCAATCAAAGCCTTGCAAAGCTTTTGAGCATGCTCGTCGCTGACCCCGTCGTATCCGTGTGGCAAATGAACGTATCGCAAACCATGTTGTTCTGCCAATTCAACTTCTGGTTTGGCACCGTCAACCGAGATGACGGTTCGAACGCCCATCTCCGTCAGCTTGGCAAAACCAGCTTCGCCTTCTGGCTGACCTCCAGAGTAGAGACCGTCGGAGACTTTCCAACAGTTCGGCAGTTCTTCCGCCGCAACCATCTCGAACACAGTTTCACTAACCGCATCGTTTCGGTGCACGAGTTTTTTGGGCGGAGCAACAACCAGCACCACTACAGAAACCATGAGAGCAGCAAGTATTGCGATGACGCCAAGTGTTCGGTTCACGTTCGTCCTCTGAAGCGACGCTGTTTTCGGCCATAAGATCAATCCTATCTTAGCGGTGACTTCGGCTGAATTCACACGGTTCACCGTTTTGTAGCCAAATTGCTACGTGACTTACCCAGTCACAATTCTGACGGGCCAAATCCCAGGTGGCGTCAAAAGCCAAGCTGAAACCGAGTGCAAATCGTGGCATCCACGCTGCTGAGATTGCTGCGGTGGCGTGCGAAAGAAAATTCGCGAGAAAAAAGCGGACGGAGAGGGATTCGAACCCCCGGTAGAGTTACCCCCACGCCGGTTTTCAAAACCGGTGCCTTAAACCAAGCTCAGCCATCCGTCCGGGATGTCGCAGTGTCAATTTGACCTCACCAAAAGGCTTAAACAAGGTCGACTGCTGTTCAGTTCCAGTTTGCCTTCTGCGTCTGATTCCGGCAAGATCAAAACGCCAAAAATCGCAGAGCTGCCCTGTGGAACAACTGAGGCGAAATCTTAGCAAAATCGGCGATCCAGACAAGCCATGTCCGGCCTTCTTGCTGATCTCGCACCGGAACGGACAGGGGCCGAAGAATCCGCACTCAGAACAGGGCAGGGCGATGCAGCAAATCGACATCGCCACTGCAAAGCTGGACAACGGTCGAATTGGACAAAATGCCGTTATGGCTCGCAAAATCGGCTCAAGGCCAGCACGCCGTTCCGACCGTCATCCAATTAGCGTACTGCTTCATACTTACGCGGAACGCGATTCCACACGCTATAGGTATGCACCCGGTTGGTTGCCTTGCCATCGGTTGTCGTTAAAGGCAGTTCGTTCTTACACCAATCCAGAATACTGCCTTTATAGTTCCAGGAGTTCCAACCCTTTTTCTTGAGCTGGTTTGCATAGCTGGCACTGCGTACTCCGGAGGTGCAATAGACGATGACCGCTTTTCCCTGATGCTGCTTGATTTCTTTCTCAAATTTGACTTTTGTAATCGCACCCTTGATGACCGAGACTTTGGTTTCGGCAACCGAACGAACATCGACGATCACAAATTTATCTTTCTTGGTTTTGTCGCCCTGAAGCTGCCGGATTTGATTTACCTTGACGACCGGAGCGGTCTGGATTTGTTTCGCATCCTGAGCGGAAACAATCGAATGTGATCCGAAGACCATCCACATCGCGACGATGACAACCAAACTGTGGGTTCTTGAAAGCTGCATTGAATTAAGTCCAAAACTAAAAGTATGATTCAAGGAAACGTTCCTTGCGATTCCATGTGATTTAATAACGTTCGTCCCGAAACCAGACCGCCTGACACCGTGCCCAAACAGTCTATCTGTCGCCACGTTTGATGTCAGGCAAACATATGGCGGAGCGTGTTTTTTTGAACAGACCTGGCACTATGACTTCTCTTTCAGTTGGCCCGAGTTTTGAACCAGCCGAAAGCC is part of the Mariniblastus fucicola genome and harbors:
- a CDS encoding protein-tyrosine phosphatase family protein, which produces MNRTLGVIAILAALMVSVVVLVVAPPKKLVHRNDAVSETVFEMVAAEELPNCWKVSDGLYSGGQPEGEAGFAKLTEMGVRTVISVDGAKPEVELAEQHGLRYVHLPHGYDGVSDEHAQKLCKALIELEGPVYIHCHHGHHRSPAAAAMASIGLGNMPKEKGEEFLKLAGTSDRYQGLYQSVAGASEYDEDSLCSLEVEFSPTVPTPPEVQSMVAAEKHFDALKRFSKNKWQQLESHPDLDASHEALLLAEQFAELMRVDSGRGQEYAELLKTSQQNAFQLHTFLYGKTMSAEPISLADKMVTEIGNECRSCHANFRD
- a CDS encoding rhodanese-like domain-containing protein, whose protein sequence is MQLSRTHSLVVIVAMWMVFGSHSIVSAQDAKQIQTAPVVKVNQIRQLQGDKTKKDKFVIVDVRSVAETKVSVIKGAITKVKFEKEIKQHQGKAVIVYCTSGVRSASYANQLKKKGWNSWNYKGSILDWCKNELPLTTTDGKATNRVHTYSVWNRVPRKYEAVR